In Acidobacteriota bacterium, a single window of DNA contains:
- the rpsI gene encoding 30S ribosomal protein S9 translates to MADLQYYGTGKRKTSIARVYLRPGKGNITLVANRKIKAFEEYFSLEEWRERIKHPLKITETDNKFDLFIRVGGGGISGQAGAIRLGIARALSKYNQELVASLKKAGLLTRDPREKERKKYGLRGARKAPQYHKR, encoded by the coding sequence TTGGCAGACTTACAATATTATGGAACTGGTAAAAGAAAAACTTCAATTGCAAGAGTTTATTTAAGGCCCGGCAAAGGAAACATAACTCTTGTAGCCAATAGAAAAATCAAAGCCTTTGAAGAATATTTTTCTCTCGAAGAATGGAGAGAAAGGATAAAACATCCATTAAAAATAACAGAAACTGACAATAAATTTGATCTATTTATAAGAGTTGGAGGAGGAGGCATTTCTGGGCAAGCAGGAGCAATAAGACTGGGAATTGCAAGAGCTCTCTCAAAATATAACCAGGAATTAGTTGCTTCTTTAAAAAAGGCAGGACTGCTTACAAGAGATCCTCGAGAAAAAGAAAGGAAGAAATATGGGTTGAGAGGAGCCAGAAAAGCCCCTCAATATCATAAAAGATAA
- the rplM gene encoding 50S ribosomal protein L13 encodes MKTYIPKKDEIQRKWWLVDAEGKTLGRLATRIASLLRGKHNVKFVPFLDTGDFVIVINAEKVSVTGEKKKKKVYRHHSGYIGGLKEITFEELRKKKPEKIIQEAVWGMLPKNKLGRALLKKLKVYRGPNHPHQAQVPEVYPLEN; translated from the coding sequence ATGAAAACATACATTCCAAAAAAAGATGAGATTCAAAGAAAATGGTGGCTTGTTGACGCAGAAGGCAAAACCCTCGGAAGACTCGCTACAAGAATTGCTTCTCTATTAAGAGGAAAACACAACGTTAAATTCGTGCCATTTCTCGATACAGGAGATTTTGTAATAGTGATTAATGCAGAGAAAGTATCAGTAACAGGAGAGAAAAAAAAGAAAAAAGTTTATAGACATCATTCAGGGTATATTGGAGGGCTAAAAGAGATAACGTTTGAGGAACTTCGCAAGAAAAAACCAGAAAAGATAATTCAGGAAGCTGTCTGGGGAATGTTACCAAAAAATAAGTTAGGCCGAGCTCTCCTTAAAAAATTAAAGGTTTACAGAGGCCCCAATCATCCCCATCAAGCTCAAGTGCCTGAGGTATATCCATTAGAAAATTAG
- the rpsB gene encoding 30S ribosomal protein S2: protein MVSITMKELLEAGVHFGHQTKRWNPKMKEYIYGERNGIYIIDLQKTMNLFKETIEFTVNSVAEGKEVLIVGTKKQAQDIVEEEAKRAEAFYVNQRWVGGLLTNFNIVRKSIEKLMDLEEMKIDGRWDILSKKEQSKLEKTLKKLQKNFSGIKKMTQLPGILFIIDPSKEKTAVAEATKMNIPIISVIDTNGDPENIMYPIPGNDDAIRAIKLFVSKIVDAIIEGKSKKISEPIEVIQEQQSEIENKDVIKKLNVLE, encoded by the coding sequence TTGGTTTCAATTACTATGAAAGAACTTCTTGAAGCTGGAGTCCATTTTGGACATCAAACAAAAAGATGGAACCCAAAAATGAAAGAATACATATACGGAGAAAGAAATGGAATCTACATAATAGACTTACAAAAAACAATGAACCTTTTTAAGGAAACTATAGAATTTACGGTTAATTCTGTAGCCGAAGGGAAAGAAGTTCTCATTGTAGGTACAAAAAAACAAGCTCAGGATATAGTAGAAGAGGAAGCCAAGAGAGCAGAAGCTTTTTATGTAAATCAAAGATGGGTTGGAGGACTCCTGACCAACTTTAATATTGTCAGGAAAAGCATAGAAAAATTAATGGATTTAGAAGAAATGAAAATTGACGGCAGATGGGATATCTTATCAAAAAAAGAGCAATCAAAACTGGAAAAAACATTGAAAAAATTACAAAAAAATTTTTCCGGGATAAAAAAAATGACACAGCTCCCTGGAATTCTTTTTATTATAGATCCTTCTAAAGAAAAAACCGCTGTAGCAGAGGCTACCAAAATGAACATCCCGATAATATCTGTTATCGACACAAATGGAGATCCAGAAAATATAATGTACCCAATTCCAGGTAATGATGACGCAATAAGAGCGATAAAATTATTCGTTTCAAAAATTGTAGATGCAATAATCGAAGGAAAATCAAAAAAGATCAGTGAACCAATTGAAGTCATCCAGGAGCAACAGT